The following is a genomic window from Pseudomonas parafulva.
CTGCGTTGGCGGCCAGCAGGTAGACCAGCGCACTGGCGGCGATCATCAGCGGAATGTCCAGGCGCACCAGTTGCCGCGAAACGCGCAGCGGGATGATCAGTGCGGCCAGACCGAGGATCACCAGGACATTGAAGATGTTGCTGCCGATCACGCTGCCGATTGCCACGTCAGGCGCGCCCTGGTAGGCGGCTTGCAGGCTGACGGTCAGTTGTGGCGCGGTGCTGCCGAAGGCGACCAGGCTCAGGCCGATGATCAGTGGCCTGACGTGCAGGCGCACCGCCAGGCGCAAGGCGGCGCGTACCAGCAGCTCGGCGCCGAGCACCAGCAGCACGAGGCCCAGGCCCAATTGCAGGAGGCTGAAGGTGGGAAGGGTGGCTAGGTCGAAAATGGTACAGCTCCCGTCAGGTCAGTCGCTCAATCCTTGTACCCGCACGCGCGCCGTTCCGCTACGCAGCATGCCGATTTTTTCAGCGGCAGCCCGGGATAGGTCGATGAGCCGGCCGCGGGTGTGCGGGCCGCGATCATTGATACGCACCACAACGCTGCGTTGGTTGGACAGATTGGTCACCAGCACCCGGCTGCCGAACGCCAGGGAGCGATGGGCGGCGGTCAGGCCATGCTGGTTGAAGGGTTCGCCGCTGGCGGTGCGGTTGCCGTGGTGGCGTGCACCGTAGTACGAGGCCGTGCCGGTTTCGTCATAGCCGCGCGGATCGATGGCGTGGTTGGCGCAGCCGCCGAGGACGGCGAGCACAGCGAGGGGCAGAAAACGG
Proteins encoded in this region:
- a CDS encoding septal ring lytic transglycosylase RlpA family protein, with amino-acid sequence MRSFIRFLPLAVLAVLGGCANHAIDPRGYDETGTASYYGARHHGNRTASGEPFNQHGLTAAHRSLAFGSRVLVTNLSNQRSVVVRINDRGPHTRGRLIDLSRAAAEKIGMLRSGTARVRVQGLSD